Genomic DNA from Mycobacterium stomatepiae:
CCGACATCTGGCGAACTCTCTGTGGTGCGAACGACAGGGCCAGTAAGACCGAAGCTGGCTCTATCAGCTTACGGTGACAACGGGCGTCCCGCTTGCTGTTGTGCCAGGACCGTTATCACTTTCCTCGCCCAATTCGGAAGCCAACCGCATCGCCTCTTCGATCAGCGTCTCGACGATCTGTGCTTCCGGCACCGTCTTGATCACCTCGCCGCGAACGAATATCTGGCCCTTGCCATTTCCGGAGGCCACGCCGAGATCGGCCTCGCGGGCCTCCCCCGGACCGTTGACGACGCAGCCCATCACCGCGACCCGCAGCGGCACGTCGAGCCCGTCCAGGCCCGCTGAGACGGCGTTGGCCAGGGTGTAGACGTCGACCTGCGCGCGACCGCACGACGGGCAGGAGACGATTTCCAGCCCGCGCGGCCGCAGGTTCAGCGACTCGAGAATCTGAATGCCGACCTTGACTTCCTCGACCGGCGGCGCCGACAGGGACACCCGGATGGTGTCGCCGATGCCGCGGCTCAGCAAGGCGCCGAAGGCTACCGCCGACTTGATGGTGCCCTGGAAGGCCGGACCGGCCTCGGTCACACCGAGATGCAGCGGGTAGTCGCACTGAGCGGCCAGCTGCTCGTAGGCGGCGACCATCACGACGGGGTCGTTGTGCTTGACGCTGATCTTGATGTCGCCGAAGCCGTGCTCCTCGAACAGCGACGCCTCCCACAGCGCCGACTCGACCAGCGCCTCGGGTGTGGCCTTG
This window encodes:
- the ispG gene encoding flavodoxin-dependent (E)-4-hydroxy-3-methylbut-2-enyl-diphosphate synthase — translated: MDIGLGMPQAPAPTLAPRRKTRQLMVRDVGVGSDSPISVQSMCTTKTHDVNTTLQQIAELTAAGCDIVRVACPRQEDADALAEIARHSQIPVIADIHFQPKYIFAAIDAGCAAVRVNPGNIKEFDGRVGEVAKAAGAAGIPIRIGVNAGSLDKRFMEKYGKATPEALVESALWEASLFEEHGFGDIKISVKHNDPVVMVAAYEQLAAQCDYPLHLGVTEAGPAFQGTIKSAVAFGALLSRGIGDTIRVSLSAPPVEEVKVGIQILESLNLRPRGLEIVSCPSCGRAQVDVYTLANAVSAGLDGLDVPLRVAVMGCVVNGPGEAREADLGVASGNGKGQIFVRGEVIKTVPEAQIVETLIEEAMRLASELGEESDNGPGTTASGTPVVTVS